AGTGGGCCGAGCTCCTCGACCTGGCCCGGCACGCGGCCGAGCGGGCCGACGACGGCCACGGCCGCGCCGGAGCCCGGCTGGCCCTCGGCGACCTCGCCTGGCAGCAGCGCCGCACGGCGGAGGCCGCGGCCCACTACGCCGAGGCACGGCGCCTGTACGAGGACCTGGACGACCCGTCAGGAATCGCCCGCTGCCTGATCGGAAGCGGCGACACCGCGCTCAGCGACGGCGACGTCGCCCTCGCGGAACGCTGCTACACCGCCGCCGCCGGCTACGAGCCCGACCGGCGCACGGCCATCGACATCGACCGCGGGCTGGCGCTGGTGGATCTGATGAGCGGCCGCGCGGAGGACGCGCTGCGTCGCTTCCAGGACTTCTCCTTGGCCGCGGAGCACTTCGGCGACCAGCGGTGGAGCAGGTTCGGGCAGCGCAGCGTCGTCCGGATCCTGGAACACCTGGTCGACTGGTACAACAGCCAGCGCCATCCGGCCCCCTCGGCGGTGGAGCTGCGTCCGGGCGTCTGGCTGCTGCGGTCGCCCGCCGGCGTGGGAGTGCCCTCATGACCGGGCCGGCCTTCGGTTCGGTCCGGGTCAGGGCCAGGGAGGGCGTCGTCCTGGAGATCAAGGCGGCCGCCTGGCGGCAGGTGGCCGCGCACGGACAGGAGAACCTCTCCCTGCGGGCCGTCGCGCGCGAACTGGGCGTGGTCTCCTCGTCCCTGTACCGCTACTTCCCCAGCCGCGAGAGCCTGTTGGAGGCTCTGGCCGCCGACGCGCACCAGTCCCTCGCCGAACGTCTGGCCCCGGCGGCCGAAGGCCCGTCCGCCCCCGCCCGCTGGCACTCCCTCTGCGCCGCCGCCCGCGCCTGGGCCCTGGACCACCCCCACCAGTTCGCCCTCCTCGACGCCCACCCCCTCCCCGACACCGCCGCCCCCTCACCCACCTCGCCCACGCCACCGGCCCCCACCGCGCCGTCCTCGCCTGGGCCCTCCTCCTCGGCCTCCTCCGCTTCGACCTCCACCTCCGCCCCCACGCGGCAGCCGACTGCCCCTACTCGGCCTCCTTCTTCACCGAGGGCGCGGAGGCCCTGGGGGCGTTCCTCTGCCCGTGACCATCGGCCGGCCGGTGCATCGGGCACCATGGTCGCCGGTGCGTTGGGGCATGCGAGAGGCAGGGTGCTGCGGGTGGCCGGAGTCGAGCAGGCAGTGTTGACGGAGCTGTGGGAACGGCGATGGCCCTTCTGCCCTCCCGTCGGATACAAGCTCCGCGGTCCCTACCGTGACGTCTGGGTACGCTTCCACAGTCTCCCGGAGTCGAAGCGCTATGCAGAGGACGAGGGTGAGTACGCCATCGTCCTGGAGCGGTACAACGCCGTCCTCGACGAGCTGTTCGCCGGGACGGACGTGTACGTCATCACTCCCCTGTGGACCAACGAGCCCGACCTCCCGGCGCACCGACCGGGCGGCGACTACTGGCAGAGCCTGCTCGTGGAGGACGACCCCGACCCGGAGTTCCGCGCCTACTGCCACCTCTTCGTCTCCAGCCGGCCGTGGCGACACGGCTGCATCGACGGGATGCTGCGAGACATCGCCGATGACAGGCTGGCAGGCGTCCTCATCACCGACACTCAGATGCAGCGCATCCACCATCCCTACGACGGCGGTGCCGACGTCCTCGTCGCCACACCCCAAGAGCGGGATCGGCTGCGCGATCGGCACGCCGCCTGGCTGTCCAGCCATCCGAGCGGTCTCTGAGCGCCCCGCGTCGGGCGCAAAGCCGACGGCGACGCGGATCACTGTCCACTACAACAGTCGGTACGGTGGGCACGCGCAGAGCATGGCACCGTATGGGGCCGCTTCTCCCCGTGACTTCGAATCGATGCTGAAGAACGAGAATGCTTCGCTGGGCCCCGAGTGCCGACATCGTCGTGATCGGCCATCCCTACGAATACCCGCCTAACCCGACCAGTCCCGGTAGTTCAGGAACATGGTGGAGCCGACATCCAATATGTCAACCCGCAGCCGGCATTCATCGGGCATGCCCTTTGCGACAGCAGCCCCTGGCTCATAGCACCGTCGCTCACCCGGGCCAGAGCGGGCTTCTTCCACCCGAACCAGGCCGGGCAAGCGGAATACGCCACCCTCATCAACCAGTGCCTGACCGGAAAGATCTCGTGCTGACGAGGCACGCTCCGGCGTTGCCAGCCGCCTGAGCAACCGTGGGCGTCAACGAGTTCGGCCGATGGCCGAGTTCGTTGACGTCCACGCCAGTAGGCTGCCGATCAGCCCTGCCGACGATCCCATGATCAGCACGCAGGAAACGGGGACCGCCCGCCAAGGAGGACTGCTGACATGCAACTGTCCCCTCTCATGATCCAGACAATCAATGCCCCCGCACGGGTACTCGGGGCCGCTCTGCTCAGCAGAAGGCAATTCAACCTGTCTCGATGGACCCGCGGGCAGGAATTTATCGACCTTCACGCCTCCGCAGTGTCCTGGCTGGATGAGAACCTGAACATTCTCGAATGCGAATCCCCTTGGCTGCACCGGTTCGGCGTCGACACGTGGGACTACTGCCACGGCGCCGTGCGCTCGATGTTTCACTTTTCCGTCGCAGCGCCCCGACACGTACCGAGCGTGGGATGCACTCGCAACGTCATCGCGGTCTACGGGTTCGATGGAGACCCGGGCGAGCGTCTCGAAAAAATTGCCGAGACCATGTCGGCGGCAGGATGGAAGAGAATCGCGCCGTTGCCAATGAGGCCGTGGGAGGGCGACAACGGCTATGCAATGCTGGAGTGGCAGCCTATCCCCGTGGCGGGCCCTCGACCCGCCGAGGATGTCGTAGCGCCGTGGGGCGGGCGTAATTCCTCGCCTTACATAGCGCTGTCCTGGTGCAGTCGCGGAGAACAGACCCCACTGGATCAAGACCCCAGTCGGATGCATATCAACACGCGGAATTACCTCGCACTCGAGTCCAGCGGGACTGAATACTGGAAGATTCCAGATGCCGTCCTGGAAGGTCATGAGCACGTGCTCGCCGTGAATATCAACCTCGGGTACTACTCAAGCCTGGACTCAATG
This genomic interval from Streptacidiphilus rugosus AM-16 contains the following:
- a CDS encoding TetR/AcrR family transcriptional regulator; translated protein: MTGPAFGSVRVRAREGVVLEIKAAAWRQVAAHGQENLSLRAVARELGVVSSSLYRYFPSRESLLEALAADAHQSLAERLAPAAEGPSAPARWHSLCAAARAWALDHPHQFALLDAHPLPDTAAPSPTSPTPPAPTAPSSPGPSSSASSASTSTSAPTRQPTAPTRPPSSPRARRPWGRSSARDHRPAGASGTMVAGALGHARGRVLRVAGVEQAVLTELWERRWPFCPPVGYKLRGPYRDVWVRFHSLPESKRYAEDEGEYAIVLERYNAVLDELFAGTDVYVITPLWTNEPDLPAHRPGGDYWQSLLVEDDPDPEFRAYCHLFVSSRPWRHGCIDGMLRDIADDRLAGVLITDTQMQRIHHPYDGGADVLVATPQERDRLRDRHAAWLSSHPSGL